A region of the Gallaecimonas mangrovi genome:
GTACCTTGATGCGGGGCACTACCAGCAAGCCGGTTTCTGGCGAGTTAGTCATGGCTCAACTCCTTTTGTAACTGATCCAGCTCTTGTTGCAGGTGCTTGAGCCAATGGCGCCAGTCATCGTCGAGCTTGACCTCCTTTTGCCATTGCGCGAACTCCGGGTCGCCCACCGGCAGCCCGGCTTTATGGAGCTGGGCGTTAAGCCAATTAGCAAAACGCTCGCGGATTTGCTGTGGCCAGTCGGCTTGTTGGCGACGCTCGGCAAAGTCGAGGTCCGATTTGGCGCGGTAGGGGTCTAGCCAGAAGATCTCTTCTTCCACCAAGCGGCAATCGGGGTGCTGGCTCCAACCTGGGTTTAGCTCCCAGAACTCGGCGCCAAATTGCAGCAACTCATCCACTACGGCTGAGGTAAGGGAAAAACGGGTTTCGCGAGTGCGCAGGTTTTTCGGTGGCTCGGCTTTTAATAACCCCTGCAAGGCTTTGACGGTTTGGCGCACAGCCGGGCGCCGACCAAATCGCTTGAAAACCGAATCGGTTTTCAGAGGCGGCGTAAGCAAGCTGGTATCCCAACTGGGTGGCAGAGACGCTAACAGGTAGTTATTACCACCACGCTCACTGTTGAGCTGGCTGATATTTTGCGGCTTGGTACCACCGAGTTTTTGCACCGCCAGGTTGGGGTAGTCGCAATAACCGGTTTCGTGAAAGTGGCCATTGCGGCGCGCCTCACGCGCCGCTTTGGCTTCTTCGCCAAAGCGGTGCTGGTTGATGCGAGTAAAAACCTCATGGGCCAGCGAGCTGGCATAAAGGGGCGCCAACACCTGGTAGTGAAGGTCGTTACAGGGGTCTTCGCCGGTTAACCAGTAAATTTGTTTGGCCTGTGGGTGACTGGCAAGAGCGCCATCGCTGCCAAGGAGGCTGGCAAAAGCTGCCAGCCACTGCTCGGCCTTAGCGGCGTCTTTACTTAGTGCCGCCTTGAAGGCA
Encoded here:
- the csy1 gene encoding type I-F CRISPR-associated protein Csy1: MADLESRSQKLRALIAEFIQGRLAAKLEKLVADDPKYALLTAQYQYDAWLESAARRVGQIQSVTHTLKAIHPDAKGSNLYVSPGTLKAHSLLGSHDLAGGFQADVVGNAAALDVYKFLKLTDEHGNTLLELALADDAAFKAALSKDAAKAEQWLAAFASLLGSDGALASHPQAKQIYWLTGEDPCNDLHYQVLAPLYASSLAHEVFTRINQHRFGEEAKAAREARRNGHFHETGYCDYPNLAVQKLGGTKPQNISQLNSERGGNNYLLASLPPSWDTSLLTPPLKTDSVFKRFGRRPAVRQTVKALQGLLKAEPPKNLRTRETRFSLTSAVVDELLQFGAEFWELNPGWSQHPDCRLVEEEIFWLDPYRAKSDLDFAERRQQADWPQQIRERFANWLNAQLHKAGLPVGDPEFAQWQKEVKLDDDWRHWLKHLQQELDQLQKELSHD